In the genome of Actinomadura graeca, one region contains:
- the hutU gene encoding urocanate hydratase: MSGPRPVRAPRGTSLTAKGWPQEAALRMIQNNLDPEVAEHPDELVVYGGSGKAARSWDAFDGIVGSLADLEGDETLLVQSGKPVGIFRTHEWAPRVLIANSNLVPQWATWEEFRRLESLGLTMFGQMTAGSWIYIGTQGILQGTYETFAAVAGKRFGGSLAGTVTLTAGLGGMGGAQPLAVTMNGGVAICVECDPSRIERRVAHRYCDVRAGSLDEALRLAEEARARRRPLSIAVLGNAAAVVPELLRRGAPIDVVTDQTSAHDPLMYLPEDVAFEDMAAERDKDPAGFTARARASMAAHVEAMVGFQDAGAEVFDYGNSIRGEAQVAGYARAFDFPGFVPAYIRPLFCEGKGPFRWAALSGDPRDIARTDRAVLDLFPDNEPLTRWIRMAGERVHFQGLPSRICWLGYGERDRAGELFNDLVARGEISAPIVLGRDHLDCGSVASPYRETEGMADGSDAIADWPLLNAMLNTASGATWVSIHHGGGVGIGRSVHAGQVCVADGTPLAAEKLRRVLTNDPGTGVMRHVDAGYDRAAEVADERGVRVPMRASGGPSPAGGGTA, encoded by the coding sequence ATGTCCGGTCCCCGTCCCGTCCGCGCGCCGCGCGGCACCTCCCTGACCGCCAAGGGCTGGCCGCAGGAGGCCGCCCTGCGCATGATCCAGAACAATCTCGACCCGGAGGTCGCCGAGCACCCCGACGAGCTGGTCGTCTACGGCGGGTCGGGGAAGGCCGCCCGCAGCTGGGACGCCTTCGACGGCATCGTCGGGTCCCTCGCCGACCTGGAGGGCGACGAGACGCTGCTCGTCCAGTCGGGCAAGCCGGTCGGGATCTTCCGGACGCACGAGTGGGCGCCCCGGGTGCTGATCGCCAACTCCAACCTGGTGCCGCAGTGGGCGACCTGGGAGGAGTTCCGCCGCCTCGAATCGCTCGGCCTCACGATGTTCGGGCAGATGACCGCCGGGTCGTGGATCTACATCGGCACGCAGGGCATCCTCCAGGGGACCTACGAGACGTTCGCCGCGGTCGCCGGGAAGCGGTTCGGCGGCTCGCTCGCCGGGACGGTCACGCTGACCGCCGGGCTGGGCGGGATGGGCGGCGCGCAGCCGCTCGCCGTCACGATGAACGGCGGCGTGGCGATCTGCGTCGAGTGCGACCCGTCCCGCATCGAGCGGCGCGTCGCGCACCGGTACTGCGACGTGCGGGCCGGTTCGCTGGACGAGGCGCTCCGGCTCGCCGAGGAGGCCAGGGCGCGGCGGCGGCCCTTGTCGATCGCCGTGCTCGGCAACGCCGCCGCCGTCGTCCCGGAGCTGCTGCGGCGCGGCGCGCCCATCGACGTCGTCACCGACCAGACCAGCGCCCACGACCCGCTGATGTACCTGCCGGAGGACGTCGCGTTCGAGGACATGGCCGCCGAGCGCGACAAGGACCCCGCGGGGTTCACCGCCCGCGCCCGCGCGTCGATGGCCGCGCACGTCGAGGCGATGGTCGGCTTCCAGGACGCGGGCGCCGAGGTGTTCGACTACGGCAATTCCATCCGCGGGGAGGCGCAGGTCGCCGGGTACGCGCGGGCGTTCGACTTCCCCGGGTTCGTGCCCGCCTACATCCGGCCGCTGTTCTGCGAGGGCAAGGGCCCGTTCCGCTGGGCGGCGTTGTCGGGCGACCCGCGGGACATCGCCCGCACCGACCGGGCCGTCCTCGACCTGTTCCCCGACAACGAGCCCCTGACCCGGTGGATCAGGATGGCGGGGGAGCGGGTCCACTTCCAGGGCCTGCCGTCCCGGATCTGCTGGCTCGGCTACGGCGAGCGCGACCGGGCCGGGGAGCTGTTCAACGACCTCGTGGCGCGCGGCGAGATCAGCGCGCCGATCGTGCTCGGCCGCGACCACCTCGACTGCGGCTCGGTCGCCAGCCCCTACCGCGAGACCGAGGGCATGGCGGACGGCTCGGACGCCATCGCCGACTGGCCGCTGCTGAACGCCATGCTCAACACCGCGTCCGGCGCCACGTGGGTGTCCATCCACCACGGCGGCGGCGTCGGCATCGGGCGGTCCGTCCACGCGGGCCAGGTCTGCGTCGCCGACGGGACGCCGCTCGCCGCCGAGAAGCTCCGGCGCGTCCTCACCAACGACCCCGGCACCGGCGTGATGCGGCACGTCGACGCGGGCTACGACCGCGCCGCCGAGGTCGCCGACGAGCGCGGCGTCCGGGTGCCCATGCGCGCCTCCGGCGGGCCGTCGCCCGCCGGCGGGGGGACGGCGTGA
- the hutH gene encoding histidine ammonia-lyase, producing the protein MGGTDVRVGPDPLTFAQVAAVARDGAQISLTDEALKLIAASRAHIEELSARPTPVYGVSTGFGALATRHIPPGLRAQLQLNIVRSHAAGSGPEVEREVVRALMLLRLRTLATGRTGVQPVTAQTMAALLNAGITPQVFEYGSLGCSGDLAPLAHVALALIGEGSVRDARGALVPAADALAAAGIEPVTLGAKEGLALLNGTDGMLGMLVLAIGDLHRLLTAADVAAAMTVEALLGTDRVFAADLQELRPHPGQAASAANLRALLAGSQIMESHRGPDCTRVQDAYSLRCAPQVNGAARDTLVHAELVAGRELASAVDNPVVLPDGRVESNGNFHGAPVAYVLDFLAVPAADVASMSERRTDRMLDKGRSYGLPAFLADDPGVDSGHMIAQYTQASIVSELKRLAVPASADSIPSSAMQEDHVSMGWNAARKLRRAVDGLTQVVAIEILTAARALDLRFPLRPGPATAAVVARLREAVPPPGPDRHLAPEIAAATALVRDGSLTAAAEAVTGPLS; encoded by the coding sequence ATGGGGGGCACAGATGTCCGCGTCGGGCCGGATCCGCTGACGTTCGCGCAGGTCGCAGCGGTCGCGCGGGACGGCGCGCAGATCTCGCTGACCGACGAGGCGCTGAAGCTGATCGCCGCTTCGCGTGCGCATATCGAGGAACTGTCGGCCCGTCCCACACCCGTCTACGGGGTCTCGACCGGGTTCGGGGCACTGGCGACCCGGCACATCCCGCCCGGGTTGCGGGCCCAGCTCCAGCTGAACATCGTCCGGTCGCACGCGGCGGGGTCGGGGCCGGAGGTCGAGCGCGAGGTCGTCCGGGCGCTGATGCTGCTCAGGCTGCGGACGCTCGCCACCGGCCGGACGGGTGTCCAGCCCGTCACCGCACAGACCATGGCCGCGCTGCTCAACGCCGGCATCACGCCCCAGGTGTTCGAGTACGGGAGCCTCGGCTGCTCCGGGGACCTCGCCCCCCTCGCGCACGTCGCGCTGGCGCTGATCGGGGAGGGGTCGGTCAGGGACGCCCGAGGCGCGCTGGTGCCCGCGGCCGACGCGCTGGCCGCGGCCGGGATCGAGCCGGTGACGCTCGGCGCCAAGGAAGGCCTCGCCCTGCTCAACGGGACGGACGGCATGCTCGGCATGCTCGTCCTCGCCATCGGCGACCTGCACCGGCTGCTGACCGCCGCCGACGTCGCGGCGGCCATGACCGTCGAGGCGCTGCTCGGCACCGACCGGGTGTTCGCCGCCGACCTGCAGGAGCTGCGGCCGCATCCGGGGCAGGCCGCGTCCGCGGCGAACCTGCGGGCGCTGCTCGCCGGGTCGCAGATCATGGAGTCGCACCGGGGGCCCGACTGCACCCGCGTCCAGGACGCGTACTCGCTGCGCTGCGCCCCCCAGGTGAACGGCGCCGCGCGGGACACCCTGGTCCACGCCGAGCTGGTCGCCGGACGGGAGCTGGCGTCCGCCGTCGACAACCCCGTCGTCCTGCCGGACGGGCGGGTGGAGTCCAACGGCAACTTCCACGGCGCCCCGGTCGCCTACGTCCTGGACTTCCTGGCGGTCCCGGCGGCCGACGTCGCGTCGATGTCCGAGCGGCGCACCGACCGGATGCTCGACAAGGGCCGCTCGTACGGGCTGCCCGCCTTCCTCGCCGACGACCCCGGCGTCGACTCCGGGCACATGATCGCCCAGTACACGCAGGCGTCGATCGTCTCCGAGCTGAAGCGGCTCGCCGTCCCCGCGAGCGCCGACTCCATCCCCAGCTCGGCCATGCAGGAGGACCACGTGTCCATGGGGTGGAACGCGGCCCGCAAGCTCCGCAGGGCGGTGGACGGGCTGACCCAGGTGGTCGCCATCGAGATCCTCACCGCCGCGCGGGCCCTGGACCTGCGCTTCCCGCTGCGTCCCGGGCCGGCGACCGCCGCGGTCGTCGCGCGGCTGCGGGAGGCCGTCCCGCCGCCCGGGCCGGACCGCCACCTCGCCCCCGAGATCGCCGCCGCCACCGCGCTCGTCCGGGACGGCTCGCTCACCGCCGCCGCCGAGGCCGTCACCGGCCCCCTCTCCTAA